TCCTTTGGGAGAATTATTTCTGAATGAGGCCAGTTTACTCTTTAAGATATGCTggaaaacatcacaacatgcaTGATTAACTTTCCTGCTTCTTCCAGGTACTTGAGACTGACCTGTGCCTACTTTggtgacctgttagctaggatcagtaccaggattCTCTAATGGACACCAACTTCCTGTGTTCTGTTTTAGCTGTGTAGCTCCTGGGCGTCTGTCTCTGCTGAGTGACAGTTTCATGCTTCAATGGTCAATGTCTGAATTCATGCTTTCTTTCTGGTCTATTTGCAAGACAACAAGCAAACACCTTTAAAAGCCTTGCCTTCCAAACAGAGTTTGTTATGGATGCAATCTCCAGACTTCCTGAGAATCTTCACACTGATAGATTCAGAGTGCAGTGCTCTCTGAGTTTGTGCAGCCCAACAtttttttgcttcacttttggtcttaaaacatttttttttttaaatcacaacatatgaatacaaatgtgtttGGAGTGCCACAGTAAAGAAGGTCATGTAAGAGCACTGCAACCCACGGGCTCAGCCAAGCCAGCTGTACCCAGCCACCATGAAGCCCAGTGGTACCTGTGACGACGATCTTGGGAACGTCCAGAATGGTGCCGTATGATGCTGTTTTACGGTGGCCTCGTTTAAACACGGGATttgctgcaaaaacacacacatacacactcacacgaACAGCTGCGGACACAACAAGCATGCAGACTGGAGGCAGACTGCAGGCCCACAGCCGCTCTGGAACTGTGAGCTACGGACATGCAGAGCATACATGGTACGTGCAAGGGCAGCATGCACCACATCCATTGAAGACGCTGCAGAGAAGTGCTGTGAACACTGCCGGCAGCCGCTGCACTATTTTCTCTTtgcacaaacagcagcagacattCAGCTCCAACGCTGCTCAGAAGTTTACTGGACGATGTGGGGAAGCATAAATAACAGTTTATTCTCTGGTTAAACTCTGGTATTTTAAAGCTAGGCCCTTTTTTTATATAGTTTAGAATCTAGATAGCTTATAGGTTCATCAAGAACGATCCGGTAGATTTCTTCAGCCAGCAGAGACTGTGAAGGCTGCAATATCCTCTTTCAGAAAAGCTCCAGATCAAATTAATATCTGCAAAAAATGCACGTTTTAGTCACTGataggctcagattgttattctaagtgtctgacaacattacaggcACATTACAGGTATCCTTACATCCTTCTCTTTTATTAAGAGAAGggtggcttttttttaaaaccagaagCAGCTGCTGAATCGCTCttttcaaagccaccagacatCATTGACAAAAACGATGATGTCAAGTTGAAAAACATGGCAGTAGCCGCTCCACTGCTTCCTTGATCGgttgtattttttgttattatgtGTCTTTAGTTATTGAAATGGTTACTTTGGAAGCAAATACAATATTTGATAGCACAGACAAACTAAGCAATCAAGGTAGCAGTAGACCAGCCGCCCCTGTAGAGAAAAGCAAAGCAACATCTGTTTCTGGATTCAAAAAGAACGTCTCCCTCTATAACTTAAAGGTCTATCTTTGCAGGGATCTGTTCAGTAATTTTGTATAACACTTACAGTAAcaacctgagcctgtcagtgacaaaaacaacaacttattTTGATCTGGAGCCTTCCCCTGAAAGTTTACATTACAGCTTGTTTTAAAGCTGCCGGCTGAAGCAAATCTATTGGAGCCGTTCCAACAGGACCCAGCTTTAACAGAATAGAAGGGAAGAGAACTGgtttaaaatctgaaaacacAGGAACTCAACTAGACTTCAATCAAAACTTAATGTGGAGAGCTTCTTGGATATGATGCCACAGGAGGGGAGACGGCTGACAGCTCAATGTTTGTCATCTTAGTCTACACTTCAAAGTTATCAAAGTACTTGAAAAAAACTATCAGACACTGAAGTCTGGGGAGGAGCTTCTTGTGGACTTGGAAAGGCCTCGTTCCTTGAAGGTAACGCTGCATGCCCTGCTGCCCTGTGCAAATTGTTCTTACATTAAAGAAATTCTAAAAATGGTAGGAGCGTGCCGGTTTGCCTCGACAAGCTCCTCGTCTTCTCTGCTCTCATCTTCCGCGCTGTGTATTTAGTGGTGTTACCTGAAGGTGCAAACGGCATCTTAGGCTCCAGCTCTGAAAGATCAGCACTCATTCTTTTGCTGTCAGATGACGCCAGGCACTGAGTCCGTGAAGGCAGACTCTCAACGCTGCTCCCCCTGGACAGAGGCAGAGTCCTCAGCGGGTCTCCCTGAAACAAAGACGAACACTCTCACTAACGCTGTGACTAATTATTCTTTCTACATTTCTTCTGACGATGAAGAGCAGATTTACCTTCGGCTTGAAGTGAGGAGCAAACTGAGGCGTTATCTTGATGGTGTCGTTGCTTCCTTGAGAATCACTGCGCTCCATGTTCACTTCACTTTTGTTGCTCGTGCTGGTGGCGGTGTACTCCACGTATGAACCTGTTTCTCCAAAAAGACGCAGCGTGACAGGTACGTTAATAGATCTCATCATTTATCTACTATGATGATTTTTAATTAAGATTTGATATAATTTGTGTTGCTGTCCTGCTCACTACTCTAACATCAGGTCAAACTCTAAATACTTTGTCCAGTATTCAGGACCATTAAGTAAACTTGACTTTAAACGAGACCTTGAAGCCCTGTGCACCAAATGCTGGGTGTGTCTTTAAGAACTGTTTCAAGAAGACTCTTGTACCTGTACTTGTTGCAGAGTTGCTCTGTCCATCATCTGAATACGGGTACGGATACTGCAGGGGTTCATCAGATCCTTTGAAGTACTgcaagaaggagaaaaagggaGATTGACGAAGACTTGAAAACACCTTTGTTGTACAGAAAAAACTGACAAAGAAACACTGATACAACTCGGCATCGATAGGATACTGCTCtggcacattaaaaaaaaaaagtttccactTCAACAGATACATTATTCACTTGACAATAATTTCTGAATCAAATCTGCAGCTTTACTTTGGTATTTGCAAATACCCAGTGTTGTATTTTAGGATTTTTCCAGGATGTTTATGATACTGATATCTTCATCACAGTAATTAAAGTCTCATTAATTTCTCATGCTTAATTTTTATCGTTCAGACACGTATCTTTATCTACTTATCAAGTTCATCTAAATGAGTGAGGGGAGgataacttcatgaaaatcttcaaggTGTACGAtgtcacagaaaataaaaactataaaagtTATGACGGGAGAAATCATTTCGGGTCGTTGAGTTAGACTGCATTTATTTCAAAAGGCTAGGCCTAATAAACTCGTCACTGAACGTATTGTAACATTCAGAGCCAGTGTACACTGACTGCAGTTTTCCTCCTGGAGACGTCAACCACCTCAGTTTCAGAGTGCTTCTCACAGGCGCTCATTGTTGCTACGTTTACCTCTTTAGAGACAGTGAGGTTTAATTTGCTCTGTACATATATGCTTcatgttttcctttattttggagaaaacaatataaatgaatcatgtcctggcattagcagcaACTCTTGATCTGGAATTGTTCCCTCGAAACAAGACTGATCaaatatcagaagtcccgccccttcttgattttgattggttagTGAGGGAGAAGAGACATTGATGAGCATGCGCTGTTAtaaaagttgaactgttttcaacTGAGTGCCATGTGCCCAACAAAAAAACCCTCCAAAAAACGCAGATGATGAGGTCGTTATTGCACTGAGGACGCTTGGCACTGAAACAGTGAACAGCAtcggttttgtattgaaaatgctGCCAGGGCAAAGAAAGCCGTCAATGGACACAGGCACTAAAGGGGCTCATTTCCTGGAACAATTTGACAGTAAATGATTTGCTCTGTTGTATTTGCTCAAGTTTATTGATTTAGTCACGACAGTGTAATGAAAGCCTTTTCAAGAAGGCGAGCGGAGTGTGTGATAAACAAATTACCTTCATTAGGTGAGTCATGATCTTCACTATCTCCTCCATCGAAGGCCTCTGAGAGGGGTCTTTGGACCAGCAGCGAGTCATCAGACTCTCAATGGGCTTGGGCAAATTTTTGATTAGAGGAGGTCTTGTCCCTGAAcgtacaaagacaaaaaaagagggtAATAGCTCGCACGGAGACGGGGAACAAATAACTTTCACATCACACCAGACAAGCAGAGAAATGGAGTCCATTTATGCTGAATCCCCCGTCTCCTGCTCGGCGAGATAGTGATGACTAAGGcaggagaaaaacatgaaacttgTCCTGTAGTGGTTTAAGCGTCCCATTAGTATTGTCCTCCATCCATCTCTGGGATGAATTAAACTGCAGGGAGCGCTGCACAGGTGAAGACACCTTAAAGCTGCTCTCTCCTGCCAGACTCTAGAAGAGGAACTGTTACTCTTAATCAAGAGCCCTAATGTGATATGTTTATGGTCTAAATGACTGATTGGTATTTGCAGTAGTTGGCTTCATCCAGCAGCCATTAcacaggctgtaatggctgcaataAAATCAATGAGGGCACGTGCTCTTGATTAAAGTGTGAGCACTAGAGTCGTGGAtagtctagtggttagtgtgcacgccccaagtacagaggctgaagtcctcaaaGCGGACAGCCAGGGTTCAattccaacctgtggctccattcccaAGTCATTACCCTAACTCTAGCTTCTCCTGAATTCTGATTCTGTCCagacaaaaaatattaaaaaaataaaataaaatgaccactaaaagttgttttagtcagagacagactcagattgttattctaagtgtctgacaacatttcagaaaggatcactgcagagagagagagagctatttGTTACAGAAGATGATGAAACATCCATTACATCACTGTTGTCAAGGCCACAAGACTTTCTGGAGAAATCAGCTTGAGTGAAGCTTTAGATATATTTCACATTTAGAGGAGACTTACACTGCTTTTACTGTAAAGCGGGCCTGTTTTGGATCGATAAatgttttctgctgctgctaaaGACAAAGtgatagaaagatagatagacagatactTTTTTGATCCTGAGGGGAAATTTGAGTCCTTAACTGAACACTGTTAAAATTCTAAACGTTGAATTGACATATGAATACAGCATTCAGATTGAAAACTGAATTTTAGTGAGTTAAGCCTTGTTTGAGATGTTTCAAATAACTTCggctaaaatatatattttttaaatcgaGCCACCAGACAAAACACATAATTTCACCAAACTTGCAGATTGAAGTGGCAGCGGCTCAGCGGCTCCCTAGTTTTGTCTGATAAAGTAGTTGTTTTACTGAGAGTGTGATAAGAGCTGTTTGTGGTCATACACCAATCTCTCTGCATTTATGTAATATTGTCGGACACTCGTTGACAGAATTACAATCACAGACTGTTTGtgacaagaacaagaacattGAGTCGACAGACTTTGATCGGGTGTAATTGCTTGAAAGGATTATGCAGCATTCATTTTACAGACGCTGGCTGAAGCACTCGACTGCAATTCCGAAATTTTTGATATCTataattgaataaaaaaacctgaataTGTATGAAAAGAAGGTCCAGGTTTAAAACTACTGGAATCAATCTTTTAACTTTGTACAGTCTCCCAGCATTTCTTGCAGGGCTGGCACTTCTGAGGACTCACAGTGACTGAAAGTTTGACATGGCATTTGCAACCTGCAGCTCCCCCCACACCccccacacccccacacacacagacacacccccccacacacacacacccccacacacacacacccccccacacacacagacacacccccacacacagacaccccccccccacacacacacagacacacccccacacacacagacacacccccacacaccccccccacacacacacacccccacacacacacagacacccccccccacacacacacagacacacccccccacacacaccccccccacacacacacacacatacacacccccacacacacacctccacacacacacacacacacccccccccccccacacacacacagacacaccccccccacacacacccccccacacacacacacacatacacccccccccgcacgcgcacacacgcacgcgcacacacgcacacgcgcacgcgcacacacacaagcacacaagcacacacggTGACTCACCGTTGTGCACAGCCCACATGATGCGGAAAGCTGGTCCTCCAATTTCATCAAAGGGCTTCCTGCGAGTGATCACCTCCCAGAGAATGATCCCCCagctgaacacatcacacttcTCACTGTAATTGCTGCCTGTGAGTTaaagaagaacacacacagcaacatttaGGACCTTTTTAAACGGGGAAAACGCTCACTTTGACATCGCTGACTGACTGAGAAAGTGAATTCTCTGTGGCACATTTGAGATGAGTGCCTGGGAAAGCACAGCAACATTTATCTCATCCTCCCGTTCacaggaggatggaggatgaaAATAAGGGAGCAATTTTGATCAAGAAATAGCTCCTTTGTTGCTTGATTAGCCTATTATTGCTGAATTAAAGTGCACATCACACACCTATTAGAATTTGCTGCGCTGAGGAGTTCGGGTAGCATTTCATACTGATGCAAATTAGTTGTGAAGAGTTCACAGAGAGGGCAGAAGTAAGATGTTTAATTGCACTGGAGTCTTGTAAGATGCCTCCAAAAACAAGATAATAACCAGAGCTTAATTCATTTTTCCTCCTGACCCCCTTTGCCAAGAACATGTCTCATCATGTAGAAATACATTAGGCTGAATGAGAACACAAATTCTACGCCGTCGTCTCCCGAGGGAAATAAAGCCACCAGCATCACTCCATTCATCTTCCCAACATGGTTTGGGAGACAACCATCTATAACGCAGCATGAGTGAGGCTGCTGATGATGAATCAAGAATTAATGCCTCCATGCTGGGAGCGCTGAGGTGCTATTAACgtaaaatgtgacaaaaacgAAGTTGGCTGTCATAAAAGAGCACACAGAAAACGGCAGAGCTGGATCTCTGTGGGCATTAATAGAATCAAACCGGACACacatgaagattttttttttaaattaaaaaccgTCTGACAGAAAGAGGCATCCAAAGCTCTTCAACTACTTAGAATGCCGCTCATACTTGCCTTCGAATACCTCCGGGGCCATCCACGCTGCACTTCCTTTGTTGTTGGTCATGTGGGTCTGAATGTCACATGCTGTTCCAAAGTCGCATATCTTCAGCACGGTGCCGCCTGCCACGAGAAGAAGACTggaaaagagaaaggaggaaatAAACCCAGTTAACAGCTGATAAGGATTTTAGATTGTTTGTGCAAAGCTTCATGTACATCAGACAGCTCAACAagtttcaaaacatgtttcgTACTCCTTTACTATCTCTCTTAGGTTGTTTCATCTAAACGTGTaatatgttgaatttttttacactaaaatatctaaattaatttaaaatggactaaacctatgttacatatatttttttagtcGGGTACGTACGTGACCTCAAATATTTCctacagttatcaaagccagagaaatgtTACGAGCTATGACAGACAcaatatgtttattgttgccgtggaaacactgggTGTAACGTCAAAGActgctgcataaggaagcgtgagctgctactgaaagctgccgtactgttgctgtatgtgctgctgggATAAAAAGCTTTGTGTAAATTATACTCTGATAcatcagctcgtctgtaaacatgttctcttcctcaggtctttTTCGCTAACACGGTCaaagccgtttttttttttttggggggggttcaTATCTTTTCCGATGTGTCTGTATCTCAGCTGTCTTCTCTAAAAAGGTCAGAAACTGaccttcttctactgttaaagcACGGTTCATAAGAGCCTCATAGAACCCCTCTACTGACTAACTCTGGGAAGAATCATGAAGCAGAGTGTACTGGGAATAGTTTCCTGTACAATAACCCAGAGTTGACAGTTTGTCACGATGCACGGCCTTGTTGTTCCTAGAAACTCAACAACAGATCTCTAGGAAACGAAGCAGCTGATCATTCCCACGGAGTCCTGCCAGGAGCTTTCTCTCCGCTAACGAAAACAACCCTCAGCAACACCATGTCACCGCGTGTTCAGACTGATAACACAGCGCTGCTTTTCAAGTGTTATGATGGCCCAAGGTTGTCTTATGTTCTTTTGAGATAATGGAAGAAGATCCCCAAAGTCTATTGTGAGTGAGAGGCCAGAACACTGTACAGAGGTTTACAGCACGATGAGAAAACTGTTGTAgtcttattagaaacatgcagaggctttttaggtcggctACATTCAGATACATACAGAGGTCAGATACATGTGGTGCCTTAGaacctcctaccttctctggtccaaacaaatccagagcattcaggagcagaatctaaagttagaaggaggacatactggctgctacATTGTTGCGTGAGAagcttcaacatagcatgtttccttcatgtctgatgatatagtaaggtcattttataatttaattcagtaaatatcttacatattggacctttaatttCCACATTCACATATTCAGACTTGTTTCTGCTGGTTCTCATGGATTTGTTGCTGCTGCAGTGTTTAACCTCTTCACGTTTTAAGGATAACATTTCGCTGAGCATGGCAGCAGACTCGGTCATGATTCCTGTTCGTTGGTTATAGTGGTTATATAAAGCTAACATGACCCATTTTATGTGAATGCGCTAGAAGAAGCTCTGGGTTGACCTGTCAGGTGAATAAATACTTTCATGTTTAACACAGTCTCCTTCGTCAGAGTGACtgccagataaaaaaaaaagctacactGGGTATGTTGAACTTGAATACATAATGTTTTCAGCCACAGCTGCATGACGGCACAATAATAACTTAAAggaacagaagaaaaagaaacattcagaaagtgagtaaaagaatgaaaaatgtcTGATTTAGCATGGAAATACAACAAATTAAATACTCTAGTTGAACTTGTCTAATGAAACACAGgaaagttctttttttaaagcatttaagtgtttaaaataaaccaaaataaatacaGGAAGCTAAAAGGCACTTTGTTGGCACAGTGAAACAGGAGACAAGAGAGTGTGAGGTGAGGAGGAGCATACTTGGGTGGCTTGAGGTCCCTGTGAATGAGAGCCTTTGGTTTCATGCCATGGAGATAGGCCACGCCCTGGGAACACTGAAAACACCAGCTCATGGCATGGGAGGCAGTGTAATAGGGGAGGGGTTCAGCACCATGCAGCACTGTGGACAAGAGAGCACAGTCACAACCACCAGCACAGACAATAAACTCCCACAGGAACCGGGGaagtcacacaaacacgtaCACATTCACAGGGCTGACGACGTCGCTCTTACAGCTCCTTTGACAAGGTCACTCCAGGAGGACAGGCTGAGGACTCACCGTTCAGTAACCACACTCACAACTCCACTGAATGACATCAAAGTTATGGTAGCATATTATAACTCCCAGGGAGAGTCGCTTTGATAGAGATTCAGTAACTGGGGAGGAGAGGTACTCATGAACTGTGCAGCACATCAGAGAACCCCAAAATGTGGGCATCAGCTCCTGGAAAAACTCTGAGCTCCTAACAGAATTCAAACCACAGATGTGttgggaaaacacacacaaacacttatgCACACTTCTTTTTAACCTTCAGATATTCTTTGAGTCTTTGAGAATACTTTTAACTGCATGAGTActaaaaaacttcaaataaaagcccaatcCCAATTATAGGCCCAGTCCCTTTAACACGCATGGTGTTGCTGCACGTTTTGAAAATAGTCAAGGTCTCAGTGAGAGGCCTCCATGAATTTAATGTTAATCAGTTTGCGATCAAAGATATATCATCATGGacgtcttcctctctccctcacagtGCAGCGGGTTGGTAATGATGTGCAATCTTACAAAGTGAGATCAAAGTAGTGATTTGTTATTTCATCTGTTTACAGAAGTCCTCATTTTGTAAACAGTTAAATGTTCGTTCTGGTGGGAATTTCCAATTTTGTAGTCTTTCCCGTCATTGCTGTGCAAACGTTTTGGTTGCAAAGAATTAATGGCTGTCTCATTTTGATGCCTGTCCAAAATAAGGGGTAATTTTATAGACTCGAGGAAATAAAAGCCTCAATGAATTTTTACAGTAGATATTCAAATATTGATGATTCATTACAGTTCACCTCTACTCGGGTCATGTTCTGTTAGTATAAAACTGATATGTGGGATCACAGCCACGTCACTAAGATATTTATGTTCAATGTGGCTGAACTCACAAGCTTACAAACGATCACAGAGGTTTGTCGAAATCTAAAATCAGTTTATCTAAAGAgtcattttgatattttcaaaCCTGCTCAGTGATATGTTTTCAACATAATTGAGGGTCAAAATGActtgtacataaaaaaaaaggttttggagGTTCTCCCAGTAGATTTATTCAGTGAGGAAAAGCAGACCTGACTGTAAAAAGTGTCTGACTAAATCTCATAAACTGTTCCTGCCAATACagatcattgttttttttaaagaatatgacATGAAATAGTTATACATGAAACATCTTCCTTTAGAAAGATACCAGACTCTATTAACTGAAAGTGAGTTTGTTTAGCTGAAAACAGGAGATGCTGGTCTACCTCTGCCTCAGTTGGTTAGTATTATGTATCCAACTCACACTtgcaaaaaactcctgaaacttctggggtgagctgcatgtgtaaacGTGAACAGCCTGAATTTTTCACTTGGACTTTATGTTGGTTTCCAtctgccagccccctagtatATTTTCCCCACGCAGTACTATAACACACACTACGTTTTCCACCTCCACAAccacagactgtctgcacgcgaccGCTGCGATCTCTCTGCGCGTCTTTAatctgctgcattatgttttctgttcatcagtatgttcgtctctgctctcttttgttgataATCTGATTCTGTCAAACTCCAggtagcattgatatgaaggaaAATATTATCATTATAGCGTCTTATAGTGCCCACTGTTGCATCATCTGCTACTTCCCTGTCATCCTTTTAACGTCATGTTATGCCGTCCCCCTCTCCTGTAcaacagggatagtctcccgctgtgaggtgcatgtgtggacaaccagatcaggaggatttcagggctAGTGCTCCTCAAATTctctagaaattttcaggagtgcatgtgtgaatatggTTTTGGCGTGTTGCACGAATAGGTTGGATCCTAACTATTCATTTAATATAATAAACAAACTTACCAACAGCAGTAGATCAGCAACTCTCATGTTCATTCAGCTAAAAGTCATGTGTTCCTCAATAGAGTCTGGctcttttaaaaagtgataGAAAGATCCGTTTCTGGTTAAAAAagcatctttctctttcttaaaaaaatgtcatttctgttctgttgtcAGACACTTGGAACAGTCAGAATTGCATACATCACAGGCTTTAACAGCTGCAGACTGAAGACATCTAATGTCTCACACTTAGAGAACTTATGAACCAATCAGCCATTTAGACCCACAATCAGGACGACAGGGCCCGAGTGAAGAATCACCAGATTACTCTTTAAGATCTCACTTTTCAAAGTTAACCACTGGATCATCTGACTCATCCAATTTCCTTTCCCTTTGATATTTTTGTGAAGCAACATTGCTCCATCCTTTCAATAAAACAACTGATTTACAGGCTGCACTGGCAACAAGTCATTTTAGacttcagaaaaacaagaacCTAATTGGGATTAAAAGAAATATTCTTCCCTGGAAACACCAAAGTGCTGACTCTATTTAGAGATCTGTGAGTAATACCTTTGTATTATTTTGCAGTAAGCCTAAGTGGTTCTTATTCATTAAGACACGTCTATCTTTCAGCAGTGTATCCCCGACTCACGGAGGATAAGGTGACAGTCTTTGGGTCAAGTTCCAGGATGCTGGCTCATATACTGTGTTTCTTAAAAGTCATTAAAGTAGTACTTCATTTTGATGGCTGTACACCTCCCTAATCCCAGGGCTCATTCTGGATATCAAATTAAGGGACTAATAAGGCTGTGGTGTCTGTTACTGAGCAAAGACTATCACAGAAAGGAACTGGACAAGTGACTGAACATGCAAACAGTGGGAGGGTCAACTGAACAGGACGGCTTCTCGTGTCTGTGCAAGGCTGTGTCCATTTCACTGAGAGCAAagtggaacaaaaaaagaaacgtcAAGTTTTCTACACTCACCGTTGTACAATGACCCCCCTTCAGCATATTCCATCACAAGGCAGACCTGAGTGGGAAAGAAGATCACATGAAACTCACCAGACAAAACCAACATGCAAGACTAACTGAAGACATCATTACGGTTGACTTTGTGTGATTAAAGGGAATACTAGTGTTTCTAAACTCTATTAAAtaggtttaaaatgttccaaaagGTCTCCAGTGGATGGCCTCgtctttaaatgcaaatcaaCAAACGTACAATCCAGAATAGAAGTCGCACCGGTTTATAAGGTGCAGTCTGTTTTGGAGGGTCtcccagagagaaaaaaacatgattttgacctgtttaaaagagaaaatctgTTCAGGAGTGGCGCTGGTCTGCGTTGATTTGTACCTCAGCACACTTTGCCAGCTAAGCTAACTCCTGCAATACACAGTGACAGTGGGCAGTTTCAATCGTGTCAGATCGTGTGCAGGGGGTGATGGTTGCAGCTGCACTGGTATTCATAGTGCATAGATAGATCATTGTGCTATAAAAAATACCTCTCTCTGTATTTTATAACTGTATATTGAACCAGTGTAGGATGCAGGTCACTTCTTCATTGAAAAGaacgtttttaaaaagtgaatctcACACACCAAATGTTAACACTACATCCTGGGAGACTGAACAGCATCCACgcaaagttcttgtttttttccagcagtgagtgcaggttgtttttttttaagtgtcagaCAACTTAACAAAAAGAAGACTGACTAGATCAATTTCTTTGGTTGTGAGattgtttgagttttgtttttttattggccGGATTCAACACAATGACAACATCAAACGGACTGATCAGTGGTAAACCAGCAGTTCCTGTTTTTCTGTGCAATAAAATTACTGTTTTTGTCTAATGGCGAATGAAGAAAGCACTGTAAACGGTAACAAACAAAGAATCGTACTCTTTAACCTAAGGTCAATCTTCTGTATGGAACCAATTTGTTACATTGTCAGACactaagaatgaaaaaaaacaggcattttaTGTTGAAATACTAAATTGCT
The Labrus bergylta chromosome 15, fLabBer1.1, whole genome shotgun sequence DNA segment above includes these coding regions:
- the map3k7 gene encoding mitogen-activated protein kinase kinase kinase 7 isoform X6; this encodes MSLSLPPADILETPPGYPFEEINYEDIEVEEVVGRGAFGVVCKAKWKGKDVAIKTIESESERKAFIVELRQLSRVNHPNIVKLYGSCHNPVCLVMEYAEGGSLYNVLHGAEPLPYYTASHAMSWCFQCSQGVAYLHGMKPKALIHRDLKPPNLLLVAGGTVLKICDFGTACDIQTHMTNNKGSAAWMAPEVFEGNNYSEKCDVFSWGIILWEVITRRKPFDEIGGPAFRIMWAVHNGTRPPLIKNLPKPIESLMTRCWSKDPSQRPSMEEIVKIMTHLMKYFKGSDEPLQYPYPYSDDGQSNSATSTGSYVEYTATSTSNKSEVNMERSDSQGSNDTIKITPQFAPHFKPKGDPLRTLPLSRGSSVESLPSRTQCLASSDSKRMSADLSELEPKMPFAPSAACDPQRRRSVQDLPGIGTESSHGSRNSSRSSSPSMRMMPSDKTGSRSYFSPDDPTDTNGSDNSIPMAYLTLDHQLQPLAPCPNSKESMAVFEQHCKMAQEYLKVQTEIALLIQRKKELIAELDQDEKDQQNTSRLVQEHKKLLEENKSLSTYYQKCKKQLELIRVQQQKRQGTS
- the map3k7 gene encoding mitogen-activated protein kinase kinase kinase 7 isoform X5, encoding MSLSLPPADILETPPGYPFEEINYEDIEVEEVVGRGAFGVVCKAKWKGKDVAIKTIESESERKAFIVELRQLSRVNHPNIVKLYGSCHNPVCLVMEYAEGGSLYNVLHGAEPLPYYTASHAMSWCFQCSQGVAYLHGMKPKALIHRDLKPPNLLLVAGGTVLKICDFGTACDIQTHMTNNKGSAAWMAPEVFEGNNYSEKCDVFSWGIILWEVITRRKPFDEIGGPAFRIMWAVHNGTRPPLIKNLPKPIESLMTRCWSKDPSQRPSMEEIVKIMTHLMKYFKGSDEPLQYPYPYSDDGQSNSATSTETGSYVEYTATSTSNKSEVNMERSDSQGSNDTIKITPQFAPHFKPKGDPLRTLPLSRGSSVESLPSRTQCLASSDSKRMSADLSELEPKMPFAPSACDPQRRRSVQDLPGIGTESSHGSRNSSRSSSPSMRMMPSDKTGSRSYFSPDDPTDTNGSDNSIPMAYLTLDHQLQPLAPCPNSKESMAVFEQHCKMAQEYLKVQTEIALLIQRKKELIAELDQDEKDQQNTSRLVQEHKKLLEENKSLSTYYQKCKKQLELIRVQQQKRQGTS
- the map3k7 gene encoding mitogen-activated protein kinase kinase kinase 7 isoform X4, translating into MSLSLPPADILETPPGYPFEEINYEDIEVEEVVGRGAFGVVCKAKWKGKDVAIKTIESESERKAFIVELRQLSRVNHPNIVKLYGSCHNPVCLVMEYAEGGSLYNVLHGAEPLPYYTASHAMSWCFQCSQGVAYLHGMKPKALIHRDLKPPNLLLVAGGTVLKICDFGTACDIQTHMTNNKGSAAWMAPEVFEGNNYSEKCDVFSWGIILWEVITRRKPFDEIGGPAFRIMWAVHNGTRPPLIKNLPKPIESLMTRCWSKDPSQRPSMEEIVKIMTHLMKYFKGSDEPLQYPYPYSDDGQSNSATSTETGSYVEYTATSTSNKSEVNMERSDSQGSNDTIKITPQFAPHFKPKGDPLRTLPLSRGSSVESLPSRTQCLASSDSKRMSADLSELEPKMPFAPSAACDPQRRRSVQDLPGIGTESSHGSRNSSRSSSPSMRMMPSDKTGSRSYFSPDDPTDTNGSDNSIPMAYLTLDHQLQPLAPCPNSKESMAVFEQHCKMAQEYLKVQTEIALLIQRKKELIAELDQDEKDQQNTSRLVQEHKKLLEENKSLSTYYQKCKKQLELIRVQQQKRQGTS